CGCCGACACCGAAATCTGAAGACAAATCCAAACCCGGCGGCAGGCCGGCTTGGCGCGCCTACCGCAGCCGACACCGCCACGACCAGGACAGCGCCGCCCACGCCGAGGACTTTGTCCCCACGCCCAGTGTCGACCACCCGCTCGTGCCCGACGAGAAGCCGACGCTCATCACCACCGCCGACGCGCTCGCCGACCTGATCGCCGCGCTCCGCACCGCCGGGTCATTCGCCTACGACACCGAGTTCATCGGCGAGAACACCTACTACCCGCACCTGTGCCTGATCCAGGCCGGCACCGCCGACACGCTGGCGCTCATCGACCCCTTCGCGGTGGGCGACCTGACCGCGTGGTGGGAGCTGCTCGCCGACGCATCGGTCGAAAAACTCGTACACGCCGGGGAGCAAGACCTCGAGCCCGTGCAGCGGGTCCTCGGCCGCCCCGCCGCCAACGTGTTTGACTCGCAGGTCGCCGCCGGGTTTGCCGGGCTGCCCTACCCGCTTTCGCTGGTGAAGCTGGTCGATGCGATCCTCGATGCGCAGCTCGACGCGGGCGCGAAGTTTTCGAAGTGGGACCGCCGGCCGCTGACCGAGCAGCAGAAGCACTACGCCGCCAACGACGTGCGCTACCTGCCCGCGATCCGCGAAGCGCTGCGCCAGCGCCTGGCCGACGCGGGCAATACCGAGTGGGCCCGGCAGGCCTGTGCCGAACTGTGCGACCCCGGGCGATACACGCCGGACCCGACCAAGCGTAAGGTCAAGGCCAAGGGCGTCAACCAGCTCGCGCCCAAGAAACGCTCGGTGCTCCACGCGCTGCTCTACTGGCGCGAAGACACCGCCCGGGCCGACAACCTCCCGCCGCGCGCGATGATCCCCGACGAGGCGATGATGCAGCTGGCATCGACCCTGCCCGCCGGGCCCGAACAGCTGCGCGCGATCAAGTTCCTGCCACGGCCCGTGCGCGAGCAGTACGAAGCCCAGATGCTCAGGTGCATCCGCGAAGGCCTCGCCGGCCCGCACAAACCCAGGCCCAAAGCCATGCGCTATGACCGCGACGAGCACCGCGCGATCGTCAACGCCATGTGGGACCGTGTCGCCGAGCACTGCGAAGCCAACGCCATCGACCCGGCCGTGATGACGAGCAAGCGCGAGCTGGGCCGACTCGTCGCCGCCCGGCTGGAGGGCCAGCCGGCCCCCAACCTGCCCTGCACCTCGGGCTGGCGCGCGGACCTGCTGGGCGACACCACCGCCCCGCAAACGTAGGGTGGGTGGAGCGAGTCCGCGAGCGATACCCACCACGCGCTGCCAAATCCAATCGACAAAACAACAACAGCCCGCAGCAAACTGCTGCGCGGTGTTTAAAAAGTATGTCAATGTCAGGTTACCGACGTAGCGCCGCGCAGCAGTCTGCTGCGGGCGATTCAACAACACGCGCTAAGCCGCAAGCGGCGGCCTACTGCAACATCCCCGCCGCATAAAACTCACTACCCTGCACGCTGAACACCAGCCGATCCTTGTTCGCCTCGTGCCACGCCTTGATCTGTGAGTTGCTGCCCAAAAACTCGATATGTGCAAGCACCGCCTGCCGAATCGCGGCGTCGTACTGCGTCGTCGGCATGTCGTCACTGGGCAGCAACGCCACCAGATGCGCTAGCGCCCCGGCATGCCCATGCCCGACCGCGATCTCCGACACCTCGCGCAATTCGCGCGCATCGTTCGGCGTCGTGTTCACCCGCTCCCAGGCGGCGCACACCGCGCTGTCGAGCTCGATGCCCGGCAGCGTACGCATCAGGTTGTAGTACGTCCGCGAACCGCGCGACCGGGCGAGATGCAGCGCCAGCGCATCGTAGGTCGCCGGGTCGTTCAGCTCGACCATCACCTGCACCCAGGTCCGGGGCATGTAGTCGACGCCCTGCTCCAGGCCCATGATCAAGGTGTCCCGCGCGTCCTCAGCCCAGCCGTGCTGACGAAGCAGCCCAATCAGCCGGGGCTGGTCAGGCAGCGCCGCGATGATGATGTCCTTATGTGATGCGTCGGCTGTGCGTTTCACCGCCAGCAGCGCGTAGAAGCGCAGCTCATCCAATTCG
The sequence above is a segment of the Phycisphaeraceae bacterium D3-23 genome. Coding sequences within it:
- a CDS encoding HRDC domain-containing protein gives rise to the protein MSDPPTPKSEDKSKPGGRPAWRAYRSRHRHDQDSAAHAEDFVPTPSVDHPLVPDEKPTLITTADALADLIAALRTAGSFAYDTEFIGENTYYPHLCLIQAGTADTLALIDPFAVGDLTAWWELLADASVEKLVHAGEQDLEPVQRVLGRPAANVFDSQVAAGFAGLPYPLSLVKLVDAILDAQLDAGAKFSKWDRRPLTEQQKHYAANDVRYLPAIREALRQRLADAGNTEWARQACAELCDPGRYTPDPTKRKVKAKGVNQLAPKKRSVLHALLYWREDTARADNLPPRAMIPDEAMMQLASTLPAGPEQLRAIKFLPRPVREQYEAQMLRCIREGLAGPHKPRPKAMRYDRDEHRAIVNAMWDRVAEHCEANAIDPAVMTSKRELGRLVAARLEGQPAPNLPCTSGWRADLLGDTTAPQT